In Bacteroidota bacterium, a single window of DNA contains:
- a CDS encoding tetratricopeptide repeat protein, whose product MLRAQKKISKKVIKEDTLVTTYFKAQVWYDENRRRVSTVAGVVAVIAVALWFYSNNVRANNDRATTDLAKVYSFYDNGQYQIAINGIPERNINGLQSIVDNYGSTKSGNLAKFYLANAYYNTQNYDKALDYFSDFSGSGNSLVDNSAIAGIGACYEAKGNFKKAAENYEKAALKNTDDPNAADNLVNAARNFGRSGDKDRAVELLKKVKKDYPTSTAAREVERYIAEISA is encoded by the coding sequence ATGCTCCGCGCTCAGAAGAAAATTTCCAAGAAAGTCATCAAGGAAGATACGCTCGTCACGACGTATTTCAAGGCACAGGTCTGGTACGACGAAAACCGCAGAAGGGTCTCGACGGTGGCCGGCGTTGTCGCCGTGATCGCGGTCGCGCTCTGGTTCTATTCGAATAATGTTCGCGCAAACAACGACCGGGCGACCACCGACCTTGCCAAAGTGTATTCGTTCTACGACAACGGACAGTACCAGATCGCCATCAACGGAATACCGGAGCGAAACATCAACGGGCTGCAGTCGATCGTGGATAATTATGGGAGCACGAAATCCGGGAATCTCGCAAAATTCTATCTCGCCAACGCGTACTACAATACGCAGAACTATGATAAAGCCCTCGACTACTTCAGCGATTTCAGCGGAAGCGGAAACTCCCTCGTCGATAATTCGGCCATAGCCGGCATCGGTGCATGTTACGAAGCGAAGGGGAATTTCAAAAAGGCGGCGGAAAATTACGAAAAAGCTGCTTTGAAGAACACCGACGACCCCAATGCCGCGGATAACCTGGTGAACGCTGCGCGTAATTTTGGAAGGTCGGGCGATAAAGACCGTGCAGTCGAACTGTTAAAGAAGGTCAAGAAGGATTACCCGACATCAACGGCGGCGCGGGAAGTCGAACGGTATATCGCTGAGATAAGTGCGTGA